ACTAATGCCAAGGCCCGGCCAGCCACTTCCGCTATTCGGCTTTTTCCGCCGACTGGTAGGGCAGGACCGGGCCTTCCGGCAAGCCATTGCCACACTCACGGGCCGCACGCCCGATAATATCCGCCTGTACCAGCTGGCCTTCACGCATGCTTCCGTAGTGCGGCAGCAGGGCGATACTGCCCGGCACCAAAGCAACGAGCGGCTGGAATTCCTCGGCGACGCCGTACTGGGCGCCGTGGTAGCCGAATACCTGTTCCGCAAGTTTCCCTACGAGCAGGAAGGCTTCCTCACGGAGATGCGCAGCCGCATTGTAAACCGCGAAAGCCTGAACGCACTGGCCCTGAAAATCGGGCTGGATAAGCTGGTGCAGCTGGACGTGACGCAGGGCCGCTCGGCCCGCTCGCGCTCCGTAAACGGCAACGCACTGGAAGCTTTGGTAGGGGCCGTTTACCTTGATCAAGGCTATAAAGCCGCCCGTAAATTCGTGCTCAGTCGGTTAGTGAAGCCCTTCGTGGACGTAAAATCCCTCACGGAAACCACCACCAACTTCAAGAGCAAGCTGATTGAGTGGGCGCAGCGACACGGCAAAAACCTGCGCTACGATATGCAAAGCGAAGCCCGCCCGGGCGGCGTGATGGAGTTTTCGGCCACGGTGATGCTGGATGATGAGGAAGTTGCTACCGGTATGGGCCTCTCGAAAAAGCAGGCGGAACAACTGGCCGCCGAGCGGGCGTTGACCACGCTGGGCGTGTAGCTTTTTGTGTCATGGCGAGCAGAGCGAAGCCATCCGTCATCTAAGTACCAGACACTCCCTTTTACCAGAAAGCCCTTTCCGTCAGCAACGGAAACGGGCTTTTTACATTTTAGAGCTTTCTGCCTTTCAGCGGACGGATGGCTTCGCTCTGCTCGCCATGACACGGACTTCCGTAACCCAATCCGCGGAATTGGAGTTGTTTTGCAGAAGCAACCTTACCCACTTCTCCCATGCGAATAGCCGGCGCCGCCCTCAACCAGATTCCTTTCGATTGGCAACACAACCTGTGCACCATCCGCGAGGCCATTGAGCAGGCCAAAGCCGCCGGGGTGCAGCTACTCTGTTTGCCGGAATTGTGCCTGACGGGCTATGGCTGCGAAGATTTGTTTTTGAGCGACTGGCTGCCTCAATCAGCCCTGGAGCATTTGCAGCTGATCCGGCCGTGGACGGAAGGTATTTGCGTGGTAGTGGGCCTGCCGGTGCGCCTCAACCACCGCACCTACAACACGGCGGCCGTGCTGCGCGATGGGCAGATTCTGGGCTTTGCCGCCAAGCAGTTCCTGGCCAATGATGGCGTGCACTACGAGCCGCGCTTCTTCTTCCCCTGGATGGCCGGCGAAACCACCACCGTGCAGCTGGCAAGGGAGGAGTGGCCTTTGGGCGACCTTATTTTTGAGCACCAAGGCGTAAAGTTTGGCTTTGAAATTTGTGAGGATGCCTGGCGGCCCGACGACGTGCGCCCCGCCTGCCGCCTGGTAGGCCGCGTGGATCTGATTGTAAATCCCTCGGCCAGCCACTTTGCCATGAGCAAGACGGATGTGCGCTATAATCTGGTGCTGAACGCCTCGCGCAACTTCCGCTGCACGTATCTCTACGCCAACCTGCTGGGCAACGAGGCCGGCCGCATCACCTACGACGGCGAAATTCTGGTGGCCCGCAACGGCCATCTGCTGCTGCGCAACCAGCTTATGAGCTTCAAGGAGGTGGATATGGAGTGCGTGGATGTTGATTTTGCCTCCGAGCTGGCCCGCGCTGAAGCCATTGAGCCCTTGCCCACACCCGATGAATACCGGGAATTGAACCAGGCCCTGAGTCTGGCCTTGTTTGACTACCTGCGCAAAGCCCGTAGCCGCGGTTTTGTGCTGAGCCTGAGTGGCGGCGCCGATTCCTGCATGTGCGCCGTGGCCGTGGCCGAGATGGTGCGCCTGGGTACCGCCGAGCTGGGCACTGCCCAGTTTATGCGTCGCTCGGGCTGTTTCACGGAGGCGGAAATCCAGCAGCTGGCCGGACCAGTGGCTCCGGTGCCGGAAAAAAATGCCTCAGGCCCCAAAGACGCCTCCCATTCCACGCCCGACAATCAACAGGCTACCATCAATCAGCAGCTCACCAAACGCCTGCTGATAACCGCCTATCAGGGGACCGTTAATTCCTCCGACGATACATTTAACTCCGCCCGGGAACTGGCCGAGGCGCTGGGTGCGGTATTTTATAACTGGGACATTGATGAGGAAGTAACTGGCTACGTGGGCAAAATTGAGCACGCCCTGGGCCGCGACCTGACCTGGCAAACCGACGACCTGGCGCTGCAGAACATCCAGGCGCGGGTGCGGGCCCCGGCCATCTGGCTGTTGGCCAACGTGCAGAATTGCCTGCTCCTGACCACCTCCAACCGCTCGGAGGCCTCCGTAGGATACTGCACCATGGACGGTGACACGGCCGGCTCCATCTCGCCCATTGCCGGCGTAGACAAAGATTTTGTGAAGAAAT
The Hymenobacter sp. DG25B genome window above contains:
- the rnc gene encoding ribonuclease III — protein: MPRPGQPLPLFGFFRRLVGQDRAFRQAIATLTGRTPDNIRLYQLAFTHASVVRQQGDTARHQSNERLEFLGDAVLGAVVAEYLFRKFPYEQEGFLTEMRSRIVNRESLNALALKIGLDKLVQLDVTQGRSARSRSVNGNALEALVGAVYLDQGYKAARKFVLSRLVKPFVDVKSLTETTTNFKSKLIEWAQRHGKNLRYDMQSEARPGGVMEFSATVMLDDEEVATGMGLSKKQAEQLAAERALTTLGV
- the nadE gene encoding NAD(+) synthase, whose protein sequence is MRIAGAALNQIPFDWQHNLCTIREAIEQAKAAGVQLLCLPELCLTGYGCEDLFLSDWLPQSALEHLQLIRPWTEGICVVVGLPVRLNHRTYNTAAVLRDGQILGFAAKQFLANDGVHYEPRFFFPWMAGETTTVQLAREEWPLGDLIFEHQGVKFGFEICEDAWRPDDVRPACRLVGRVDLIVNPSASHFAMSKTDVRYNLVLNASRNFRCTYLYANLLGNEAGRITYDGEILVARNGHLLLRNQLMSFKEVDMECVDVDFASELARAEAIEPLPTPDEYRELNQALSLALFDYLRKARSRGFVLSLSGGADSCMCAVAVAEMVRLGTAELGTAQFMRRSGCFTEAEIQQLAGPVAPVPEKNASGPKDASHSTPDNQQATINQQLTKRLLITAYQGTVNSSDDTFNSARELAEALGAVFYNWDIDEEVTGYVGKIEHALGRDLTWQTDDLALQNIQARVRAPAIWLLANVQNCLLLTTSNRSEASVGYCTMDGDTAGSISPIAGVDKDFVKKWLRWAEAELGYTALHRVNNLQPTAELRPLEDKQTDERDLMPYILLNRIERLAFYDRLSPKQVLSTLVQEDPAADAEQLKTYVKRFYSLWSRNQWKRERYAPSFHLDDYNVDPRSWLRFPILSGGYTEELNAL